One Campylobacter lari DNA segment encodes these proteins:
- a CDS encoding SAM-dependent methyltransferase — protein MAFSEFFQNWIDKYYSQAVSVGKNGDFYTAVSVGNLFGVLLANHFLELIDDKKLTLPVEVVEIGANEGHLMLDFIQALYTLRADVLEQIECFIIEPHEKLRCAQKKLFDEYDLDVKIYNSLEECHFKNAFFYANELFDCFACELIKDRTMAYVDDDLNIVFKLMNEDLLKECEKYAITNSELCISYKPFLSKLKQTCEKLTFACFDYAKKEEKISIRMYKNHQVYNLFEENLKDFFAKSDITYNVNFDHFLQVLKEEGFEVLEYKNQNQALIDFGLEEIIEHAKNTNPQICKNFTSQSKNLMFNFGDKFKFLEFKL, from the coding sequence ATAGCTTTTAGTGAGTTTTTTCAAAATTGGATTGATAAATATTACTCCCAAGCTGTGAGTGTTGGCAAAAATGGAGATTTTTATACTGCAGTTAGTGTGGGAAATCTTTTTGGAGTGCTCTTAGCTAACCATTTTTTAGAACTTATAGATGATAAAAAACTAACTTTACCGGTTGAAGTTGTAGAAATAGGGGCAAATGAAGGGCATTTAATGCTTGATTTCATACAAGCTTTATACACTCTTAGAGCTGATGTTTTAGAGCAGATTGAGTGTTTTATCATAGAGCCACATGAAAAGTTAAGATGTGCTCAAAAAAAACTTTTTGATGAGTATGATTTGGACGTGAAAATTTATAATTCTTTAGAAGAATGTCATTTTAAAAATGCCTTTTTTTATGCTAATGAATTATTTGATTGTTTTGCGTGTGAACTTATAAAAGATAGAACAATGGCATATGTTGATGATGATTTAAACATTGTTTTTAAGCTTATGAATGAAGATCTTTTAAAAGAATGTGAAAAATATGCTATCACTAATAGTGAGCTTTGTATCTCTTATAAGCCTTTTTTATCCAAATTAAAACAAACTTGTGAAAAACTAACTTTTGCATGTTTTGATTATGCAAAAAAAGAAGAAAAAATTAGTATTAGAATGTATAAAAATCACCAAGTGTATAATCTTTTTGAAGAGAATTTAAAAGATTTTTTTGCTAAAAGTGATATTACATATAATGTAAATTTTGACCATTTTTTACAAGTTTTAAAAGAAGAGGGCTTTGAAGTGTTAGAGTATAAAAACCAAAATCAAGCCTTAATTGACTTTGGCTTAGAAGAAATTATCGAGCATGCTAAAAATACTAACCCCCAAATTTGTAAAAACTTTACCAGCCAAAGTAAAAATTTGATGTTTAACTTTGGCGATAAGTTTAAGTTTTTAGAATTTAAGCTTTAA
- the glyS gene encoding glycine--tRNA ligase subunit beta, with protein MKLLIEIGTEELPAIPLLKELPNITKKWEKILQEYHLESEFKFFYTPRRLVFIHENFKEKQDDSFVEFIGAPRAIAYKDGKLTQAGLSFLEKSGLKEEELEFKEIKGKEVLYCQKQVQGLQSKAVLAQMIEAFLKSLSFGKTMRWGDGSFEFIRAIRSLCCVLNDELIEFESYGVKSAKSTFVHRSVSYDLIAFANIDEYFKTLEQNYIILDQEQRKKLIIEQLKMLEKENDITIAEDDELLAEVVAITEYPKALLGHFEKEYLEIPSEVIITSMRENQRYFAVFKNNTLSNHFIVVSNAVCEDYSKIINGNERVLRARLSDAMFFWKNDLAQGLNNDKISQMVYLEGLGTLKDKIIREQKIAAKLCEVFANTQKDEILKAIEYSKADLSTQMVYEFTDLQGIMGSYYAKAMGMSDELALAIKEQYLPNGDNSAMPSNEFSSIVALAYKFDTLMGLFSMGKIPSGTKDPYALRRAANGVLKIILALNKNFDLKIFLEAIASEYKSFDLKILLDFILERLYTFYEVNASFVKAVLSSKTYDVIYIDSCIKALIQSANKADFSQNFATFKRLANIAVLSEVQINENLFNTQEEKDLYQAFMQCKTKENNTQELLESLFALKPQIDAFFDKVMINDKDENIKNNRQALVCAIYREFLKIADIKELSV; from the coding sequence AAAAATGGGAAAAGATTTTACAAGAGTATCATTTAGAATCTGAATTTAAATTTTTCTATACTCCTAGAAGATTAGTTTTTATTCATGAAAATTTTAAAGAAAAACAAGATGATTCTTTTGTGGAATTTATAGGTGCACCTAGGGCGATAGCTTATAAAGATGGAAAGCTTACTCAAGCAGGGCTTAGTTTTTTAGAAAAAAGTGGTTTAAAAGAAGAAGAGCTTGAATTTAAAGAAATTAAAGGCAAAGAAGTCTTGTATTGTCAAAAACAAGTGCAAGGATTACAGAGCAAAGCAGTTTTAGCTCAAATGATTGAAGCTTTCTTAAAAAGCTTGAGCTTTGGTAAAACTATGAGATGGGGCGATGGTAGTTTTGAATTTATTAGAGCTATTCGCTCGCTTTGTTGTGTATTAAATGATGAGTTGATTGAGTTTGAAAGCTATGGCGTTAAAAGTGCAAAAAGTACTTTTGTACATAGAAGTGTTAGTTATGATTTGATAGCTTTTGCGAATATTGATGAGTATTTTAAAACTTTAGAGCAAAATTATATTATTTTAGATCAAGAACAAAGAAAAAAGCTTATCATTGAACAGTTAAAGATGCTTGAAAAAGAAAATGATATTACTATTGCAGAAGATGATGAGCTTTTAGCTGAGGTTGTAGCTATTACAGAGTATCCAAAGGCATTATTAGGGCATTTTGAAAAAGAGTATTTAGAAATCCCAAGTGAGGTAATCATCACTTCCATGAGAGAAAACCAACGCTATTTTGCAGTATTTAAAAACAATACTTTAAGCAATCATTTTATTGTAGTTTCTAATGCGGTTTGCGAGGATTATTCTAAAATCATTAATGGAAATGAAAGAGTTTTAAGAGCAAGATTAAGTGATGCGATGTTTTTTTGGAAAAATGACTTAGCACAGGGCTTAAATAATGATAAAATAAGCCAAATGGTTTATCTTGAAGGACTTGGAACCTTAAAAGATAAAATCATTAGAGAACAAAAAATCGCTGCTAAGCTTTGTGAGGTTTTTGCTAATACTCAAAAAGATGAAATCTTAAAAGCCATAGAATACTCAAAAGCTGATCTAAGTACTCAAATGGTGTATGAATTTACTGATCTTCAAGGCATTATGGGATCTTATTATGCCAAGGCTATGGGTATGAGCGATGAGCTTGCTTTGGCGATTAAAGAACAATACCTTCCAAATGGCGATAATTCAGCTATGCCAAGTAATGAATTTAGTTCTATTGTAGCTTTAGCTTATAAATTTGATACACTTATGGGGCTTTTTTCGATGGGAAAAATCCCAAGTGGTACAAAAGATCCTTATGCTTTAAGAAGAGCAGCAAATGGTGTTTTAAAAATTATCCTAGCTTTAAATAAAAATTTTGATCTTAAGATATTTTTAGAAGCAATAGCTAGTGAGTATAAAAGCTTTGATTTGAAAATTTTATTAGATTTTATCTTAGAGCGTTTATATACTTTTTATGAAGTAAATGCTTCTTTTGTTAAAGCTGTGCTTAGCTCTAAAACTTATGATGTTATTTATATTGATTCTTGTATTAAAGCTTTGATTCAAAGTGCAAATAAGGCAGATTTTAGTCAAAATTTTGCTACCTTTAAGCGTTTGGCGAATATTGCAGTATTGAGTGAAGTTCAAATTAATGAAAATTTGTTTAATACTCAAGAGGAAAAAGATTTATATCAAGCTTTTATGCAGTGTAAAACAAAAGAAAATAATACACAAGAGCTTTTAGAAAGTCTTTTTGCGCTAAAACCACAAATTGATGCTTTTTTTGATAAAGTGATGATTAATGACAAAGATGAAAATATCAAAAATAATCGCCAAGCTTTGGTGTGTGCAATTTATCGTGAGTTTTTAAAAATAGCTGATATTAAAGAGCTTAGTGTATGA
- the pgp3 gene encoding peptidoglycan metallopeptidase Pgp3 — MRKILFFLCFLIFTLEAREIELVKGQVVFLEFDKSNFLQVSSNSKKLPFFEYKNKIVVSIAMPYKNPKDRKLIAEFKDNSKEEIDIKFSEGNYKKEFLKVSASKVNPPKETLDRISKEYQEAIKVYNTYTNTALFEGNFTYPLESKITSDFGKARLFNDTLKSYHSGTDFRAASGTKIYASNDGIVRIASNRYYAGNSVVIDHGYGIYSQYYHLSKLNVKVGQKVKKGELVGLSGASGRVTGPHLHFGILVNGVQVDPLDFIAKFNAL; from the coding sequence ATGAGAAAAATTCTTTTTTTTCTATGTTTTTTAATTTTTACTTTAGAAGCTAGAGAGATTGAGCTTGTAAAAGGGCAAGTGGTTTTTTTAGAATTTGATAAAAGTAATTTTTTGCAAGTTAGTTCAAATTCTAAAAAACTTCCTTTTTTTGAGTATAAAAATAAAATCGTTGTTAGCATAGCTATGCCTTATAAAAATCCTAAAGATAGAAAGTTAATAGCTGAATTTAAAGATAATTCTAAAGAAGAAATTGATATAAAATTTAGCGAAGGAAACTATAAAAAAGAATTTTTAAAAGTTAGTGCTTCTAAGGTCAATCCACCTAAAGAAACACTTGATCGCATTAGCAAAGAATATCAAGAAGCTATTAAGGTTTATAATACTTATACTAATACAGCTTTATTTGAAGGCAATTTTACATACCCTTTAGAAAGTAAAATTACAAGTGATTTTGGAAAAGCAAGATTGTTTAATGATACTCTTAAAAGTTATCATAGCGGAACTGATTTTAGAGCAGCAAGTGGAACAAAAATTTATGCGAGCAATGATGGTATTGTAAGGATTGCTTCAAATCGTTACTATGCAGGAAATTCAGTGGTGATTGACCATGGATATGGGATTTATTCTCAATATTATCATCTATCAAAACTTAATGTAAAAGTAGGACAAAAGGTAAAAAAAGGCGAGCTTGTAGGTTTGAGTGGAGCTAGTGGTAGGGTTACAGGGCCACATTTGCATTTTGGAATTTTAGTTAATGGTGTGCAAGTTGATCCACTTGATTTTATCGCTAAATTTAATGCTTTATAA